A stretch of Caenibius tardaugens NBRC 16725 DNA encodes these proteins:
- a CDS encoding CsgG/HfaB family protein, with protein sequence MKKLIGAAMALAVAATAMPALAKDQSSARKKQAQGTAEIPRCGRNLGTVAIVEPDNQWWREFSLGSPEAILKIFVQRSGCFTLVNRGRAMTTNRAMERELADQGELQRGSNLGKGQVKAADYLLQPDIVSTNKNSGGGGVGGFLGNFVGGPIGAIAGGINIKKGEANVTLSLVNTRTTVEEALTEGYARKSDLSFGGGAGGLFGGGVFGAAGGGGYQNTQIGQIIVLAYLDSYTQLVSQLGGLPTNASDAAPQAGK encoded by the coding sequence ATGAAAAAACTGATCGGCGCGGCGATGGCTCTGGCCGTTGCAGCCACGGCAATGCCCGCGCTCGCGAAGGACCAGTCCTCGGCGCGCAAAAAGCAGGCTCAAGGCACGGCGGAAATTCCGCGGTGCGGCCGCAATCTGGGCACAGTCGCCATTGTCGAACCCGACAATCAGTGGTGGCGTGAATTCAGCCTCGGCAGCCCCGAAGCGATTCTCAAGATTTTCGTGCAGCGTTCCGGCTGCTTCACGCTGGTTAATCGCGGCCGCGCCATGACCACCAACCGCGCGATGGAGCGTGAACTGGCCGATCAGGGCGAGCTGCAGCGCGGTTCGAACCTCGGCAAGGGTCAGGTCAAGGCCGCAGATTACCTGCTGCAGCCCGATATCGTTTCGACCAACAAGAATTCCGGCGGTGGCGGCGTTGGCGGCTTCCTCGGCAACTTCGTCGGTGGGCCGATCGGCGCGATTGCTGGCGGGATCAACATCAAGAAGGGTGAAGCCAATGTCACCCTGTCGCTGGTGAATACCCGCACCACTGTGGAAGAAGCCCTGACCGAAGGCTATGCCCGCAAGTCCGACCTGAGCTTCGGCGGTGGCGCTGGCGGCCTGTTCGGCGGCGGCGTGTTCGGTGCTGCTGGCGGCGGCGGCTACCAGAACACCCAGATCGGGCAGATCATCGTTCTGGCCTATCTCGATTCCTACACGCAGCTGGTCAGCCAGCTCGGCGGCCTGCCGACCAACGCATCGGACGCGGCACCGCAGGCCGGCAAGTAA
- a CDS encoding adenine phosphoribosyltransferase, which translates to MTPDALKALVRTVPDFPRPGILFRDITTLIADGEGLAATVDLLTQRAAALDVEAIAGIEARGFIFGAAVAARLGLGFLPVRKRGKLPVPTIGIDYALEYGTDRLEIDPHLVGQGSRFLLLDDLLATGGTARAAALLLREAGATVDHAQFVIGLPDLDGATMLAKEGITTDCLITFAGH; encoded by the coding sequence ATGACCCCTGATGCGCTCAAGGCGCTGGTGCGCACGGTGCCGGATTTCCCCCGGCCTGGCATTCTGTTCCGCGATATCACCACGCTGATCGCCGATGGTGAAGGGCTGGCGGCGACGGTCGATTTGCTTACGCAACGCGCCGCCGCGCTGGATGTGGAGGCGATTGCCGGGATCGAGGCGCGCGGCTTCATCTTTGGCGCGGCCGTGGCCGCCCGGCTGGGCCTTGGCTTTCTCCCCGTGCGTAAACGCGGGAAGCTGCCGGTGCCCACGATCGGCATCGATTATGCGCTCGAATATGGCACCGACCGGCTTGAGATTGATCCGCATCTTGTGGGGCAGGGCAGCCGCTTCCTCCTGCTGGACGATTTGCTGGCCACCGGCGGAACGGCACGGGCGGCGGCGCTGCTTCTGCGCGAGGCGGGGGCCACAGTGGACCATGCCCAGTTCGTGATCGGTCTGCCCGATCTCGATGGTGCGACGATGCTTGCCAAAGAAGGCATCACAACCGATTGCCTGATCACTTTCGCGGGGCACTGA
- a CDS encoding cytochrome c1 produces MTRIIGILVGLFFTVAVLWAFATGAYTVISEGQLKPETAEHEFHKHPKHLALASDGAFGKFDKQQLQRGFQVYKEVCSACHSLRLVAFRDLAALGYNEAEIKAIAAGFQVPGVDPNTGEATTRAGMATDYFPKPYPNDIAARAANNNAVPPDLSLMTKARHDGAAYVYSLLTGYQKQPAELIKKFPDSKTGAGLHYNPYFANLNLAMAPPLTGTDQVTYGDGTKATVDQMAKDVSAFLTWTAEPKLDKRKQTGWPVLGFLLFATVLAYLAKQQVWAGKKGKKA; encoded by the coding sequence ATGACTCGCATTATCGGTATCCTCGTCGGCCTGTTCTTCACGGTCGCAGTTCTGTGGGCCTTCGCCACGGGCGCCTATACGGTGATCAGCGAAGGGCAGCTCAAGCCGGAAACCGCCGAGCATGAGTTCCACAAACATCCCAAGCACCTCGCGCTGGCGAGCGACGGGGCCTTCGGCAAGTTCGACAAGCAGCAGCTTCAGCGTGGCTTCCAGGTCTACAAGGAAGTGTGCTCGGCCTGTCACTCGCTGCGTCTCGTCGCATTCCGCGATCTGGCTGCGCTCGGCTATAACGAAGCCGAGATCAAGGCGATCGCCGCAGGCTTCCAGGTTCCGGGTGTGGACCCCAACACGGGTGAAGCCACCACGCGTGCGGGTATGGCTACGGATTATTTCCCCAAGCCCTACCCGAACGATATCGCCGCCCGTGCTGCCAACAACAACGCGGTTCCGCCTGATCTTTCGCTGATGACCAAGGCCCGCCACGACGGTGCTGCCTATGTCTATTCGCTGCTGACGGGTTACCAGAAGCAGCCGGCCGAACTGATCAAGAAGTTCCCCGATTCCAAAACCGGGGCAGGGCTGCACTACAACCCGTACTTCGCCAACCTGAATCTGGCGATGGCGCCGCCGCTGACCGGAACCGATCAGGTAACGTATGGCGACGGTACGAAAGCCACCGTTGACCAGATGGCGAAGGACGTTTCGGCATTCCTGACCTGGACGGCTGAACCCAAGCTCGACAAGCGCAAGCAGACGGGCTGGCCGGTTCTTGGCTTCCTGCTCTTCGCCACAGTGCTGGCCTACCTTGCCAAGCAGCAGGTATGGGCCGGGAAGAAGGGCAAGAAGGCCTGA
- a CDS encoding cytochrome b encodes MSFPWANEYKPSHPVMQWVDDRLPLPRFVYNAIGSGYPVPRNLNYFWNFGVLAGFCLVLQIVTGIILAMHYAPNALVAFDSTEHIMRDVNWGWMLRYAHANGASAFFVVIYLHIFRGFYYGSYKAPREMVWLLGVVIFLLMMATAFMGYVLPWGQMSFWGAKVITGLFGAIPLVGEPIQIWLLGGFAPDNAALNRFFSLHFLLPFVIAAVVILHIWALHIPGSSNPTGVEVKSESDTIPFHPYYTAKDGFGLGVFLIIYCAMLFFLPNALGHPDNYIPANPMSTPAHIVPEWYFWPFYAILRAFTADFFIIPAKLMGVLAMFGSILVWFFLPWLDKSPVRSGNYRPLFRKFFWFGLIPTMAVLFYCGGAAAEEPYVMLSQIATAYYFLHFLVILPIISSIEKPEPLPYSITEAVLGSDDAAAIKPAH; translated from the coding sequence ATGAGCTTTCCCTGGGCAAACGAATACAAGCCGTCGCACCCCGTCATGCAGTGGGTGGATGACCGGCTTCCGCTTCCGCGCTTCGTCTACAATGCGATTGGCTCCGGCTATCCGGTGCCGCGCAATCTCAACTATTTCTGGAACTTCGGTGTTCTCGCGGGCTTCTGTCTCGTGCTGCAGATCGTCACCGGGATCATTCTGGCGATGCATTATGCGCCGAATGCACTGGTGGCGTTCGATTCCACCGAACATATCATGCGCGATGTGAACTGGGGCTGGATGCTGCGTTATGCGCACGCCAACGGCGCCAGTGCGTTCTTCGTGGTGATCTATCTCCATATCTTCCGCGGATTCTATTACGGTTCGTACAAGGCGCCGCGCGAAATGGTGTGGCTGCTGGGCGTCGTGATCTTCCTGCTGATGATGGCCACGGCCTTCATGGGCTATGTGCTTCCCTGGGGTCAGATGAGCTTCTGGGGCGCCAAGGTGATCACCGGTCTGTTCGGCGCGATCCCGCTGGTCGGCGAACCGATTCAGATCTGGTTGCTCGGCGGCTTCGCCCCCGACAATGCCGCACTGAACCGTTTCTTCTCGCTGCACTTCCTGCTGCCGTTCGTGATTGCGGCGGTTGTGATCCTGCACATCTGGGCGCTGCACATCCCGGGTTCGTCGAACCCGACGGGCGTTGAAGTGAAGAGCGAAAGCGACACGATCCCGTTCCACCCGTATTACACGGCGAAGGACGGCTTCGGGCTGGGCGTCTTCCTGATCATCTATTGCGCGATGCTGTTCTTCCTGCCGAACGCGCTGGGCCACCCGGACAACTACATCCCGGCCAACCCGATGAGCACGCCCGCACACATCGTTCCTGAATGGTACTTCTGGCCGTTCTACGCGATCCTGCGCGCCTTCACTGCCGACTTCTTCATCATTCCGGCGAAGCTGATGGGCGTGCTGGCGATGTTCGGCTCGATCCTCGTGTGGTTCTTCCTGCCGTGGCTCGACAAGTCGCCTGTCCGTTCGGGCAACTACCGCCCGCTGTTCCGGAAGTTCTTCTGGTTCGGTCTGATACCGACCATGGCTGTCCTGTTCTACTGCGGCGGCGCCGCTGCCGAAGAACCCTACGTCATGCTTAGCCAGATCGCGACGGCGTACTACTTCCTGCACTTCCTGGTTATTCTGCCGATCATCTCCTCGATCGAGAAGCCGGAACCGCTGCCCTATTCGATCACCGAAGCCGTGCTGGGTTCGGACGATGCGGCCGCGATCAAGCCTGCACACTGA
- the petA gene encoding ubiquinol-cytochrome c reductase iron-sulfur subunit has protein sequence MAENTGTADIQTVDAPAGEDGVRRRDFINIAAVAAAGVGGVATLVPLISQMSPSADVLAESSTEIDISAIQPGQAIKAVFRKQPVFVRNLTAKEIAEANAVSVSSLRDPQTLAERTKEGHENWLITMGVCTHLGCVPLGAGEGEVRGEFGGYFCPCHGSHYDTAARIRKGPAPKNLEVPEYVFNSDTVVKIG, from the coding sequence ATGGCTGAAAATACTGGCACCGCGGATATACAAACCGTCGACGCCCCGGCTGGCGAAGATGGCGTCCGTCGGCGTGATTTTATCAATATCGCTGCTGTTGCGGCGGCCGGAGTTGGCGGTGTCGCCACTTTGGTGCCGCTGATCAGCCAGATGTCGCCTTCGGCGGACGTGCTGGCCGAAAGCTCCACGGAAATCGACATCAGCGCGATCCAGCCCGGGCAGGCAATCAAGGCGGTCTTCCGCAAGCAGCCCGTGTTCGTTCGCAATCTGACCGCCAAGGAAATCGCAGAAGCCAACGCCGTTTCGGTGTCGTCGCTGCGCGATCCGCAGACTTTGGCGGAACGCACCAAGGAAGGCCATGAAAACTGGCTGATCACCATGGGCGTTTGCACCCATCTCGGCTGTGTGCCGCTCGGCGCCGGCGAAGGCGAAGTGCGTGGTGAATTCGGTGGCTACTTCTGCCCCTGTCACGGTTCGCACTACGATACCGCTGCACGCATCCGCAAAGGTCCGGCTCCAAAGAACCTGGAAGTTCCGGAATATGTATTCAACTCCGACACTGTCGTGAAGATCGGCTGA
- the pgeF gene encoding peptidoglycan editing factor PgeF codes for MVRPIRSALLDGVAHGFLTREGGVSTGLVAGLNVGRGAGDDGDAVAENRRLAADAVLPGGRLVTVYQVHSPDCVIVTDPWDEQGERPHADALVTNRPGLILGIVTADCAPVLFADRDAGVIGAAHAGWKGAHGGVIESTVAAMEQLGARRDRIVAAIGPCIGQPSYEVGEDFRANFAPEDAQFFIPGKAGHYQFALEHYVERQLRRAGVGTIDPLGLDTYSDPQRFYSYRRATHEGAANYGRQFSLIALAG; via the coding sequence TTGGTTAGGCCGATCCGTTCCGCGTTGCTCGACGGTGTGGCGCACGGGTTTCTGACGCGCGAAGGCGGTGTCTCCACCGGTCTGGTGGCCGGGCTCAATGTCGGGCGCGGTGCCGGGGATGATGGCGATGCCGTTGCCGAAAATCGCCGCCTTGCCGCCGACGCGGTGCTGCCGGGCGGGCGGTTGGTGACGGTCTATCAGGTCCATTCGCCCGACTGCGTGATTGTGACCGATCCGTGGGACGAACAGGGCGAACGGCCCCATGCCGATGCTCTGGTCACCAATCGCCCTGGGTTGATCCTTGGCATCGTCACCGCGGATTGTGCCCCGGTGCTGTTCGCGGATCGCGATGCGGGGGTGATCGGCGCGGCCCATGCCGGATGGAAAGGCGCGCATGGCGGCGTGATCGAATCAACCGTGGCGGCGATGGAACAGCTCGGGGCCCGGCGCGATCGGATCGTTGCGGCGATTGGCCCATGTATCGGCCAGCCCAGTTATGAAGTGGGGGAAGATTTTCGCGCGAACTTTGCGCCAGAAGATGCGCAGTTCTTTATTCCGGGCAAGGCGGGGCACTATCAGTTCGCGCTGGAACACTATGTCGAACGGCAATTGCGGCGCGCAGGCGTGGGCACGATCGATCCGCTCGGGCTGGACACTTACAGCGATCCGCAACGCTTCTATTCCTACCGTCGGGCCACCCACGAGGGGGCCGCGAATTACGGTCGTCAGTTCTCGTTAATTGCTCTCGCAGGCTGA